A single genomic interval of Arachis duranensis cultivar V14167 chromosome 7, aradu.V14167.gnm2.J7QH, whole genome shotgun sequence harbors:
- the LOC107458869 gene encoding uncharacterized protein LOC107458869, whose amino-acid sequence MEVQSPAMKRHYDLSMSRRTRKLNLPVVVQFNNDDDDDEKFKPVVSPKKSDNNNNSEHKSLKQLINIVDEKNSSRNKCNGEGGSNNNKGRNSLGEHFNEEEKQLQLVVVPQKENNNNLSGLKFNKLVRRYAKVLGHFMKKPESGKKPVFKLST is encoded by the coding sequence ATGGAAGTTCAGTCCCCAGCGATGAAGCGCCACTACGATCTCAGCATGTCGAGAAGAACGCGGAAGCTTAACTTACCAGTGGTGGTGCAATTCAacaacgatgatgatgatgatgagaaattCAAGCCTGTAGTGTCACCGAAGAAGAgtgataataacaataacagtGAACACAAAAGCTTGAAGCAGCTGATCAACATAGTTGATGAGAAAAACTCATCAAGAAACAAGTGCAATGGCGAAGGAGGAAGCAATAATAACAAAGGAAGGAACTCGCTAGGAGAGCACTTCAACGAGGAAGAGAAGCAGCTTCAGCTTGTTGTGGTGCCACAGAAGGAGAATAACAACAATCTCAGTGGCCTCAAGTTCAACAAGTTGGTACGTCGCTATGCCAAAGTTTTAGGACATTTCATGAAGAAACCTGAATCTGGAAAGAAACCTGTTTTCAAGTTATCAACCTAG